AGCCCCTTGGTGCCGCTGGCCAGGGCGAACCGGGTGCCGACGGTGTTGGGCACCTCAAGCCCGCGGTGCGCGAAGCCGTAGGCGCGGGCGAACGTGCGGCCACCGGAGTCCACCCGGACGACGCCGGAGAACCCGGTCTCGTCCACGAGCGCGTCGATTCCCTCCACCCGGACCATCCTGCCGGGTGGAGGGAATCGGCTCACCTGTTTATCGCGCGGCCCCTGGATTCACTGAGCGGCGACGTGCCGCTCCTCGCGCAGTGCGGTTCGCTGGTCGCGGGTGCCGCGCAGCAGACCGCGGTGCGCCAGCTCGGGCAGCACGCCCTCGGCGAACCAGTACGCCTCCTCCAGGTGCGGGTACCCGGACAACACGAACTCCTCGATGCCGAGCGAGTGGTACTCCTCGATGAGGTCGGCGACCTCGCCGTGGCTGCCCACCAGTGCCGTGCCCGCGCCGCCGCGGACCAGGCCGATTCCGGCCCACAGGTTGGGGTGGATCTCCAGCCCGCGCACGCCGCGGTCCAGGCCGCCGCCGTGCAGGGCGACCATCCGCCGCTGCCCCTCGGACTCGCTTGCGGCCAGCTGCGCCTGCGCCTTCGCCACCTGCTCCGGGCTCAGCGCGTCGAGCAGCTTCTGCGCCTCCGCCCACGCCTCGGCCGAGCTGTCCCGGGACAGGGTGTGCAGCCGGATGCCGAACCGGATCGTCCGCCCCTGCGCCTCGGCCAGCTCCCGGACGCGCCGGATCTTGTCCGCGACCTGCGCGGGCGGCTCGCCCCAGGTCAGGTAGACGTCGGCGTGCCTGGCCGCGACCGGCAGCGCGGCCGGGGACGAGCCGCCGAAGTACAGCGGCGGCACCGGGTCCGGCGGGGCGAGCACCGTCGCGCCCTCGACCGAGAGGTGCTCGCCGGTGAAGTCGAACGGCTCGCCGCTCCACACCCCGCGCGCGATGGTGAGGAACTCGTCGGTGCGGGCGTAGCGCTGGTCGTGGTCGTGGAAGTCGCCGAACCGCTTCTGCTCGATCGAATCGCCGCCGGTGACGATGTTGAGCAGCAGCCGCCCGCCGGAGATCCGCTGGTAGGTGGCGGCCATCTGGGCGGCCAGGGTCGGCGAGATGACGCCGGGGCGGAACGCGACGAGGTACTTGAGCCGCTTGGTCTCGCGGATCAGCGCCGCCGTGGTCAGCCAGGCGTCCTCGCACCAGGTGCCGGTCGGGGTGAGGACGCCCTCGAAGCCGAGCTGCTCGGCGGCGCGGGCGACCTGCGCCAGGTAGTCGATGGTGGGTTCGCGCTGTGCCACCGGCCCGAGGGACCGGTTGGCGTGGAACCGTTCCACGATGGTCCGGCCGTCGCCGGTGGTGGGCAGGAACCAGTGCGGTGTGATCGTCATCGTCATCCCCTCGCGGCGGCCAGGTCGGCGGCGAACCGGGTATCGGTGAATTCCGCGAAATCGATTTTGCCGGGCAGCACCTTGTCGTCGGCGAACGCGTCGGCGAGCTCCTGCTCGGAGGCGATCACCTTGTCGTCGAGCGGCACGGGCAGGTCCGGGCCGCTCTGCACGGCCGCGAGCGTGACCTCCGGCTTCAGCCCGGTCTCCGCGGACCAGGCCTGGGCCCACTGCTCGCGGTGGGTGTCGGCCCACTGCTGCGCTTTGGCGATCCGCACGACGTAGTCGCGGATCGCGGCGTTCTTGCCGGCGTCGGACAGCGCGTTGTGCCCGGCGACCTGGAAGGTGTAGCCGTTGGCGACGCCGGTGCCGTCGGCCAGCACGCGGGCGTTGGCCTCCAGCTTGGCCTGCGAGGTGTAGGGGTCCCAGACCGCCCACGCGTCGATCTGGTGCTGGGTGAACGCGCCGTAGGCGTCGGCGGGCTGCAGGAAGGACAGCTTCACGTCCTTCGTGGACAGTCCGTTCCTGGCCAGGGTCAGCAGGATCTGGCCGTGCGCCGAGCTGCCCTTGGCCACGCCGATGGTCTTGCCCTTGAGGTCGGCGACGGTCCGCAGGGGCGAGTCGGCGGTCACCAGCAGGGCGTCGCTGGCGACGTTGCCCTGCGCGGAGCTGACGATCGAGATCTTCGCCTTCGCGGCGGCGGCGAAGATCGGCGGCGTGTTGCCGACGCCGCCGATGTCGATCGCGCCGGCCGAGGCGGCCTCCAGCAGGGGCGGCCCGGAGGTGAAGGTCGACCACTCGATCTTGTACGGCAGGTCGTTCAGCAGGCCGGCGGACTTGAGCAGGGCCTGCGAACCACCCTTCTGGTCGCCCACCTTCAACGTCACCTTCGCCAGGTCGGCCGCGCTGACCGGCGGCGGCACGGACGGGCTCGACGACGGCTCGCTCGCCCCGCCGCACGCGGTCAGCGACAGCGCGAGCGCGGTGACAACGGCGAGGATCCTAGACAATCGCATGGTCGGTCACTCCCAGATCGGCCAGCACCCTGGCGCGAACGTCGATGTGGTCGGAGACGGCTCGGGGCCGCGGGTGGTCCAGGACGTGCTCGGCGATGATCCGCCCCTCCCCCAGCACGAGGACGCGGTCGGCGAGCAGCAGCGCCTCGTCCACGTCGTGAGTCACGAGCAGCACGCCCGGCCGGTGCTCGCGCCACAGGTCCTCGACGAGCCGGTGCATCGCCAGCCGGGTCAGCGCGTCCAGCGCGCCGAACGGCTCGTCGAGCAGCAGCAGGTCCGGTTCCCGCACCAGCGCCCTGGCGAGCGAGACCCGTTGCGCCTCACCGCCGGAGAGGGTGCGCGGCCAGGCGTCGGCGTGGTCGGCGAGGCGCACCTCGGCCAATGCGCGTTCGGCCAGCGCCCGGTCGCGGCCGCGGTCGCGCAGGCCGAGGACGACGTTGCGCCACACCCGCCGCCACGGCAGCAGCCGCGGTTGCTGGAACGCCACGGACACCGCGCCCTCGACCCTGGCCTCGCCCTCGATGGCGGTGTCCAGCCCGGCGAGGATCCGCAGCAGCGTCGACTTGCCCGAGCCGCTGCGGCCGAGCAGGGCGACGAACTCGCCGCGCCCGATCTCGAGGTCCACATCGGACAGCACGGCGCGCTCGCCGAAGCGCTTGGTCAGGCCGTGCACCCTGGCGATCAGTTCCCGCGCCACCGCAGCGCCCTCCGTTCGATCAGGCGGACCAGCGCGTCGGTGATCAGGCCGAGCGCGGCGTAGACGATCAGGCCGACCACGATCACGTCGGTGCGCAGGAACTCGCGCGCGTTGTTGATGAGGTAGCCAAGGCCCGCGTCGGCGTTCACGGTCTCGCCGACGATCAGCGCGAGCCACGCGACGCCGAGCGCCTGCCGCAGCCCCACCAGCGTCTGCGGCACCGCGGACGGCAGCACCACGTGGACCAGCCGTTCCCAGCGGGTGTAGCCGAGCGCGGTGGTGGCCTCGACGAGGTGGTCGTCGACGTTGCGGATGCCGGAGTAGATGTTGAGGTAGAGCGGAAAGGCGACACCCAGCGCGACCAGGACGATCTTCGGTTCCTCGCCGATCCCGAACCACAGGATGAACAGCGGGATCAGGCCCAGGAACGGCAGGGTGCGCAGCATCTGCACCGGCGGGTCGATGAGCACCCCGCCCCAGCGGGACAGGCCCGCGACCACGCCCAGCACCAGCGCGACGCCGGCACCGAACGCGAAGCCGAGGCCGACGCGCACGATCGACACGGCGAACGCCTCACCCAGTTCGCCGGACCGCGCGGTCTCGACACCGGCCTGCAGGACCGTCCACGGTGAACTCAGTTTGTCCGGGGACAGCACGCCCGTCGAGGACGCGAGCTGCCACAGGGCGAGCAGCGCGAGTGGACTGATCCAGCGGCGCAGGTCGGGCAGGCGGCGTCTCCGGGCCGGACGCGGCCGCGTCCCGGTTGCCTCCTCCGGGCGCGCGAGAACGTCCGTTGCGGAAAGCGACACGGATCTTCTCCCATTTTTTCGGGGGTTTCACCGAAAATGCTTCCTCCCACGATCGGGTGGGTCAATGTGCTCCCGGATCGCGGAACCGATTCCGCTGAGCAGGCCGGAGTTTCTTTCACCGCTTCGGGAAACGTTGACAGGACAGGTGATCGGCGGTCAGGCTGCCCCGGTGACCGACTTCCAGCCACTGACCTCCGTCGAGGGACTCCCGCTCCTCGGCGGTTCCGGCCGCTTCCGCGTCCTGCAGAACACCGAGCGCGGGCTGCTGCTCGAACTGGAATACCCCGCCGGGGTGGCTTCGCCCGAGCACTTCCACGACCACGACAGCTTCATCTACGTGCTGTCCGGTGAGCTGACCGGCTCGGTGGACGGGCGGGAGGCGCGGCTCGGCGCCGGGGACACGCTGGTGCACCCGCGCGGGGTGCGGCACACGGTCGCGGCGGTGACGGACAGCCGGTGGCTGGAGTTCAAGGCGCCGCCACCGGAGGTGGGGCGCGTCCTCAGGTGATGTCGGCGCGGCCGTCGAACCGGTAGCCGACGCCACGCACGGTGGTGATCGAAAACCGGTCGATCTTGCTGCGCAGCTTGCGGACGTGCACGTCGATCGTGCGGCCGCGGCTCGGCCCGGGCAGGCGCCACACGTGCTCGGTGAGGGCCGCGCGGTCGAAGACCCGGCCGGGATGGCGCGCCAGGAACAGCAGCAGCTCGTATTCGAGCCGGGTCAGCTCGACCTCGGCGCCGTGCGAGCGGACCCGGCGCGACGTGGTGTCGATGCGCAGTGCCGGTTCCGGCGCGGGTTCCAGCGCGCCGAGCGCTTCGCCGATCACGGCGCCGATGCGATCCGGATCGCCGTGGACCACGATGTGCAGCTCGACCGCGCCGTCCGGCCGGTCGACCCGGGTGAGGGACCGCGTCATGATCCCAGCAAGCCACGCCGGCGCGGGCCGGTCAATCGCGTCCCGGCAGGTGGGCCGGGTTGGCCGCGGATCCGTGGCACACTCGGGCCGTGGCCAGGCAGCCGACCGGTGAATCCGTCCTCTCCCGCGCGGTGCGGATCTTCGAGGCCTTCACGCCGGAGGAGCCGGTGCTGCAGGTCTCCGAGATCGCCCGCCGGACCGGGCTGCACCTGGCGACCGCGTCCCGCCTGGTCGCCGAACTCACCGGCCACGGCCTGCTCACCCGCGACGACGACCGCCGGGTGCGGATCGGCGTGCGGATGTGGGAGCTGGCCCTTCGTGCCTCGCCCACGGCCACGCTCCGCGACGCCGCGATGCCGTTCATGGAGGACGTCCACGCGGTCGTCGGGCACCACGTGCAGCTCGGGGTCCGCGACGGCGACGAGGTGATCTTCCTGGAGCGCCTGTCCGCGCCGAAGGCGGTCATCAACTACACCCGCATCGCCGGGCGGCTGCCGATGCACGCGTCCTCCTCCGGTCTCGTCCTGCTCGCCCACGGGCCCGCCGACCTGCGCGACCGCGTGCTCGCCGGGCCGCTGCGGGCCTACACCGCGAACACGATCACCACCCCGGACCGCCTGCGGAGCACGCTCGCCGACATCCGCAAGCAGGGTTTCGCCTGGTGCCCGGGCCACATCCACGAGGAAGCGCTCGGCGTCGCGGTGCCGGTCAAGGATGCCCGCGGCGGCGTCGTCGCGGCCCTGTCGGTCATCGTGCCGAACACGGCCGAGAGCAGGGCGGTCACCGGCATCCTGATGGCCGCCGCGCGGGGCATCACCCGCTCGCTCCCGCCCTCGCCTCTCATTCATTGAGAACCCGGTCGCCGCCCGTCGCCGCGGAACCGCATCCTGCGTGCCAGCAACCCAGCGCAAGGAGGCGTCCGGTGAGC
The window above is part of the Amycolatopsis thermoflava N1165 genome. Proteins encoded here:
- a CDS encoding IclR family transcriptional regulator; translated protein: MARQPTGESVLSRAVRIFEAFTPEEPVLQVSEIARRTGLHLATASRLVAELTGHGLLTRDDDRRVRIGVRMWELALRASPTATLRDAAMPFMEDVHAVVGHHVQLGVRDGDEVIFLERLSAPKAVINYTRIAGRLPMHASSSGLVLLAHGPADLRDRVLAGPLRAYTANTITTPDRLRSTLADIRKQGFAWCPGHIHEEALGVAVPVKDARGGVVAALSVIVPNTAESRAVTGILMAAARGITRSLPPSPLIH
- a CDS encoding ABC transporter ATP-binding protein; translation: MARELIARVHGLTKRFGERAVLSDVDLEIGRGEFVALLGRSGSGKSTLLRILAGLDTAIEGEARVEGAVSVAFQQPRLLPWRRVWRNVVLGLRDRGRDRALAERALAEVRLADHADAWPRTLSGGEAQRVSLARALVREPDLLLLDEPFGALDALTRLAMHRLVEDLWREHRPGVLLVTHDVDEALLLADRVLVLGEGRIIAEHVLDHPRPRAVSDHIDVRARVLADLGVTDHAIV
- a CDS encoding winged helix-turn-helix domain-containing protein, whose product is MTRSLTRVDRPDGAVELHIVVHGDPDRIGAVIGEALGALEPAPEPALRIDTTSRRVRSHGAEVELTRLEYELLLFLARHPGRVFDRAALTEHVWRLPGPSRGRTIDVHVRKLRSKIDRFSITTVRGVGYRFDGRADIT
- a CDS encoding ABC transporter permease, coding for MSLSATDVLARPEEATGTRPRPARRRRLPDLRRWISPLALLALWQLASSTGVLSPDKLSSPWTVLQAGVETARSGELGEAFAVSIVRVGLGFAFGAGVALVLGVVAGLSRWGGVLIDPPVQMLRTLPFLGLIPLFILWFGIGEEPKIVLVALGVAFPLYLNIYSGIRNVDDHLVEATTALGYTRWERLVHVVLPSAVPQTLVGLRQALGVAWLALIVGETVNADAGLGYLINNAREFLRTDVIVVGLIVYAALGLITDALVRLIERRALRWRGN
- a CDS encoding cupin domain-containing protein; its protein translation is MTDFQPLTSVEGLPLLGGSGRFRVLQNTERGLLLELEYPAGVASPEHFHDHDSFIYVLSGELTGSVDGREARLGAGDTLVHPRGVRHTVAAVTDSRWLEFKAPPPEVGRVLR
- a CDS encoding LLM class flavin-dependent oxidoreductase, with the translated sequence MTITPHWFLPTTGDGRTIVERFHANRSLGPVAQREPTIDYLAQVARAAEQLGFEGVLTPTGTWCEDAWLTTAALIRETKRLKYLVAFRPGVISPTLAAQMAATYQRISGGRLLLNIVTGGDSIEQKRFGDFHDHDQRYARTDEFLTIARGVWSGEPFDFTGEHLSVEGATVLAPPDPVPPLYFGGSSPAALPVAARHADVYLTWGEPPAQVADKIRRVRELAEAQGRTIRFGIRLHTLSRDSSAEAWAEAQKLLDALSPEQVAKAQAQLAASESEGQRRMVALHGGGLDRGVRGLEIHPNLWAGIGLVRGGAGTALVGSHGEVADLIEEYHSLGIEEFVLSGYPHLEEAYWFAEGVLPELAHRGLLRGTRDQRTALREERHVAAQ
- a CDS encoding ABC transporter substrate-binding protein, with product MRLSRILAVVTALALSLTACGGASEPSSSPSVPPPVSAADLAKVTLKVGDQKGGSQALLKSAGLLNDLPYKIEWSTFTSGPPLLEAASAGAIDIGGVGNTPPIFAAAAKAKISIVSSAQGNVASDALLVTADSPLRTVADLKGKTIGVAKGSSAHGQILLTLARNGLSTKDVKLSFLQPADAYGAFTQHQIDAWAVWDPYTSQAKLEANARVLADGTGVANGYTFQVAGHNALSDAGKNAAIRDYVVRIAKAQQWADTHREQWAQAWSAETGLKPEVTLAAVQSGPDLPVPLDDKVIASEQELADAFADDKVLPGKIDFAEFTDTRFAADLAAARG